A stretch of Lactiplantibacillus brownii DNA encodes these proteins:
- a CDS encoding alkaline phosphatase family protein produces MATNQHLVIISLDALGFRDLREHQAALPVLNNLMNGGAWVKSVTGIYPTLTYPSHTTIITGQYPRVHGIVNNTKIQPERRSPDWYWYQKDVKVPTLYDLARQQKMTTAAFLWPVTAGSKITYNLAEIFPNRIWTNQVLVSLKASSPLFLLKMNQKYGHLRHGIKQPQLDEFITACAVDTLVHKKPNLTMIHLVDMDSMRHRYGVRSKEAMAALHRLDHHVGQLIDATKRAGTFAETNFVILGDHYQINVTHMIHLNTLFAQKGWLTPRQDQTFEDDWTVMAKTADGSTYIYTRNFDELAKLKKLVAEVEGVETAITGEQAAKRGADPACTLMVEAKEGYYFTDESRRPLVVEPVHPATLGQPDRYHGVHGYDPTKPDYQTTLLVNGPAVKAGARIERANLVDEAPTFARLLGLHFDGPMPGKCLDGIFKEDRE; encoded by the coding sequence ATGGCAACAAATCAGCATTTAGTGATTATTTCGTTAGATGCGCTCGGTTTTCGTGATTTGCGAGAACATCAAGCAGCGTTACCCGTATTAAATAATTTAATGAACGGTGGCGCCTGGGTCAAATCGGTGACAGGCATCTATCCCACTTTGACCTATCCTTCGCATACGACCATCATCACCGGCCAGTATCCGCGAGTTCACGGGATTGTGAACAATACTAAAATCCAACCAGAACGACGGTCACCAGATTGGTATTGGTATCAAAAGGATGTCAAAGTTCCGACATTATACGATTTAGCTCGGCAACAAAAAATGACCACGGCAGCGTTTTTGTGGCCAGTAACGGCTGGCAGCAAGATTACATATAATTTAGCCGAAATCTTTCCTAATCGCATTTGGACGAATCAAGTGTTGGTTTCGTTGAAAGCCAGCTCACCGTTATTTTTATTGAAAATGAATCAAAAATACGGTCATTTGCGGCATGGGATTAAACAACCGCAATTGGATGAGTTTATTACCGCCTGTGCAGTCGACACTTTGGTGCACAAAAAGCCTAATTTGACCATGATTCACTTGGTTGACATGGACAGTATGCGGCATCGGTATGGCGTGCGGTCAAAGGAAGCAATGGCAGCGTTGCATCGGTTGGATCACCATGTAGGTCAGTTGATTGATGCGACCAAACGAGCCGGGACTTTTGCGGAGACTAATTTTGTGATCTTAGGCGATCATTATCAAATTAACGTGACGCACATGATTCATTTGAATACTTTATTTGCTCAAAAGGGCTGGTTAACGCCACGCCAAGACCAAACGTTTGAAGATGACTGGACAGTGATGGCTAAAACGGCGGACGGGTCGACCTACATTTATACCCGTAACTTTGATGAACTCGCCAAATTGAAAAAATTGGTGGCTGAAGTTGAAGGTGTTGAAACTGCCATTACTGGGGAACAAGCGGCGAAACGTGGCGCTGATCCGGCCTGTACCTTAATGGTGGAAGCCAAGGAAGGGTATTACTTTACGGATGAGAGTCGGCGACCACTCGTGGTGGAACCTGTTCATCCAGCTACTCTGGGCCAACCTGATCGCTATCACGGGGTACACGGTTATGATCCAACTAAGCCGGATTATCAAACGACTTTGTTAGTCAACGGTCCAGCCGTCAAAGCGGGTGCGCGCATCGAGCGCGCTAACTTAGTGGATGAAGCACCAACTTTTGCGCGGTTACTAGGGTTACATTTTGACGGTCCTATGCCCGGTAAGTGCTTGGATGGGATTTTTAAGGAGGACCGCGAATGA